The sequence aataccaacaatTAAAGtatccaataataatagcattaataataatggtggtagCACTAACGATATATCACCACAAACGTCAAATAGtcaattattatcaactcCAATTTCACCAAAACCACTTCAATCATTACCAACACTGCCAAATATAgagaaacaacaacaacaacaacaacaacaacaacaacaacaacaacaacaacaacaacaacaacaacaacaacaacaacaacaacaacaacaacaacaacaacaacaacaacaacaacaacaacaacaacaacaaaaacaacaacaacaacaaaaagaaaatcaacaaGAATCACCTCTATCACCAAATATTGAAACACCacaatcaccatcattatcaactGAGATGATAATTGAAGAGGGAGATGGAGATAATGAAATGGAAACAGAATCAATGGGAACTACAGATGCACCAAGTAGTCAACAATATCCAaacattttttcaaatttagttGATCCAACAATGCAACCAGTATTACAATCACCATCTTATTCATCACTTTTACCAACTATCATCACAGTTGCACCAATTTATGGAAGTAGTAATAGTACTagtaaaaaatattcaaccGATACATCAACATCTGAAtctgaatcatcatcatcaacaacgaCCTCCTCATTATCATCCTCTTCCTCTACAAatgtaaattcaaataaaaagattagaGGAAAATATAGAACTCGTAAAATTAGAGAAATGGAAagacaattacaacaacaactactatcCTCTTCAAATACAACATCATCTATTGGTAGTGGTGATCAATTATTACCAACAAcgacaacagcaacaacaacaacaataacaacaacaacaacatcatcaacaggtgataataatgataatgataataataatacagcagatcaagaatttaattatgaTTTTCCATTAATTGAAACATCATTATGTCCATTTACACCTGAAAGggtaaatgaaaaattattaaattcaacaaatggtAAAGTTAACAATAATACAAGTACAAccctaaataataataatggtcaATTAGTACCAATTATATTACCAATGACAAAGAAAACGCCAACTTTATTCTGTAAATATTGTGGTTCAGGTCATCATCCTGATAGTTTTGAAATGAAACAAAAAGCATGTTCAATTCAGTATAAAGGTGTTTCCTATACCACTATCATTAGTTCATTTCCACAAATTGTAATCACTTATCCTCCAAATTTCGATCCAGAATCAAAAATGCCAAATCCAAATTCAatatcaccaattaaatatatttcaaATAGAACAATCAGTCAACCATTCAAAGCTGAAACTTTACCAATCGATTGGATTCAATTGGTTATGAAATCAATTGGTATACCAAGACTAAAGGATTCATCCTGTTCTTTTGATGCTGAGGAAATCATTTATCAAGCTTCAATTCTTTTCATGAgaaatttaattggtgaaaCTTTTCAAGTTTATCAAGAGGAAAGAGATAAGGAACCAAAAGAAGATTGTGTCATAAAATTAATGGTACCTGCTCATTTACATACtgcaattaaaaatactcccctatttaattttattagtaATATTGCACTTTATAgagattaaataatttcaaaaaaaaactaaataaaaacaattgttttctcatttttaaatttttttccaatatagtttaactttaaaatttttcaattagttaaagatgttttaaatttaaatttaaaaaattaaaaaataaaaagtttggattatttttttttattggataATTTGTTTAggtaatataaaaaaagttaagtGAAAATaagttgatttttttgattagaGAAAGGGTaggcttttttttttttgtttatattataataataaccattttttttattttttatttttatttttatattaattttttttttttttttgatcactTTTTgccaaattgttttttttttttaaaatttttttttttttttcaaattaattattcTTTATCTGAATTACCACATTTTCACACCCAATCAATTCTTGTTTAAACCTGGATTTCAttcacataaaaaaaaaagaaaagaaaaagaaaaaatctGTTATGGTTTGGATTTATATAGAAATGTgcaaaaatgaaattattgacATTTACtaatatttcttttgttatgataaaaatgtgtcgtttattattgttgttattatttttattatctttttttttttattattattttaattttacaataaaaaaaaaaaaacggtaattatttattttaatttttaatttttaatttttattttatattattttattttacatccttttttaataaaataaaataaaataaaatgtaacCCCAACAAGGGTACGATTatcataatttaatattattattaatatctttttttttatgtttttattttgttttttatttactctATAAAAAgggataatttttttttttttaatcattccatcaaataattattatatatttattatatatttattatatatttattatatatttattttatatttattttattttatatttattgcttcatatttaaattttaaaaaatattatattttaattaattaattaaaaaaaaaaaaaaaaaaaaaaatgaaattaattgctTTTATTGCATTTTTACTTATTCTCATTACAATAATTAACGCACAAGGTTCAATTGGCTCATCTAGCCAATCTCTTTCAAGTGAAGTTGATTCTTCAGATATTTCTTCTTCTGGATCAAATTCCACTGCAAGTTCAGAAGGTTCAGTTTCAAGCTCTTCAAATTCAGGTTCTCAATCAACTTCAAATTCTGGCTCTGAAGCATCTGGTTCATCAAATTCCGGTTCTCAATCAACTTCAAATTCTGGCTCTGAAGCATCTGGTTCATCAAATTCTGGTTCTCAAAGCTCAACTGATTCATCAAATTCTGGCTCTCAAGGTTCAACTGGTTCATCAAATTCTGGTTCTCAAAGTTCAACTGATTCATCAAATTCTGGTTCTCAAAGCTCAACTGATTCATCCAATTCTGGTTCTCAAGGCTCAACTGGTTCATCAAATTCTGGCTCTGAATCATCAGGCTCATCAAACTCTGGATCCGAAGGTTCAACTGGTTCATCAAATTCAGGATCTGAATCATCATCAGGCTCATCAAACTCTGGATCCGAATCATCGTCAGGCTCATCAAACTCTGGATCTGAGTCATCATCTGGTTCATCAAACTCTGGATCTGAATCATCATCTGGTTCATCAAACTCTGGATCTGAATCATCATCTGGTTCTTCAAATTCTGGATCTGAATCATCATCAGGCTCATCCAACTCTGGATCTGAATCATCATCAGGCTCGTCAAATTCTGGATCTGAATCATCTGGATCATCAAACTCTGGATCTGAATCATCATCTGATAGTGGATCCTCATCTGATGGTAAAACAACCTGTATTTCATTCCATGACACTCTTTCAATCAATACtgtagatgatgatgaaattgaatgtACTGGTAAAGGTGAAACTAGATGTATTTCCGATAATAACTACAAATGTGCTACCAAACAACGTCATGGTTCAATTGAGTGCTCTGTAAATGGCTATATTAGATGCACTGGTTCAAACATCAAATGTAAAATTGGTAACACTGAATGTTCAATCCGTAATTCTCGTTTAGATATTACTGAAAAACCAATCTTTACAAGAGGTCCACGTCaccattaaatcaattgttcAAAAAGTACCTGTTGCTATATATAGTAATCAtgtaaaattttgttttttttattatttattttgaaaaaaaaaaaaaaaaaaaaaaaaaaaagcaaactataattaatttaaatatataataatttttaaataataatagtagcaaTAATGTATATACTTTTTAACCaatatctatttatttatatattctataataatttttaaataaatcaatttttctattttaaaaaaaaaaaaaaaaaaatttttaaaaatttgacaatttgaataatttgaaacctacttttatttatttgttttaaataaattttaaaaaattaaaataattaaaaatagataaataaaaacaaacaatATTGAGGAAtgtatattaatttttttatttattattttatttatttatttagatttattttcattcttttttaaattttcaattaaaacttcACGTGGTAATGCTAAACgatctttttcaattaaaattgtatcAGATTTGAAGATATCATATTCTGAATAAGCTAAATAGGAAAAGAAAGACATAAAACCTAAAACATGACCACCAATCCAATAGGGAGAGAATTTTTCGACTATTGGTAAAATATAGTACCAAGGGAATAAAGAATAGAAGCCAGCAAAATAAAATTCGAATTTCTCTTTAGTTGTATCTAATTTCTTTATGGTCTCATTTGTATAAGTTGTCATTAAACCAACGAAAATGATTGGTAAAGCAGCGGTGATAATCGAATTTTTACAACCATTCAATAGGATAGCTCttaatggtaatttatttctaattGATTCTATGCAACCCCAAACAAAACCACCAGCACTAGTATGTAAATAAAGGTGATAACCAGATTGAATTAACTCACGCTTCTTCAATTCCAATACGTTTCCTTTTACCAATCTCTCTTCAGCAGCATATTTAGTTACcaattcttttcttttttcattttgtgaTGTAATTGTGGTTGGAATATTCTCAAGGGTTGAGGAAATTGCTAATAAAGCACTCTTGAATAATTGacatttaaaatctttaattgacATCATTGAATCTAAAAATTCGATTGCACCATTACTTGCTAATTTTAATCTTGCTTCATCATCACCTTTTAATGCAATCTTTGAAATTGCAGATCCCAATGTTTTCTTTACATATGATggtatatattttaattctgcaacttctaataattttggaATTATTGAATAATCATTTACTATTgtgtttataatttttaaaaaaaaaaaataaaaataattaatattttttaaacaattaattaattaatttattaattaattatttaattaataaattaataaacttaCTAAATTCTGAagcattttcaataattttagcggatttattattaatttctaaatCTGAATATTCTAAAATAATATCTAATAATTGAGTAATATATTCTggatttgataataattttttaagtgTTGTATTTTTTG comes from Dictyostelium discoideum AX4 chromosome 2 chromosome, whole genome shotgun sequence and encodes:
- the rtoA gene encoding hypothetical protein, whose translation is MKLIAFIAFLLILITIINAQGSIGSSSQSLSSEVDSSDISSSGSNSTASSEGSVSSSSNSGSQSTSNSGSEASGSSNSGSQSTSNSGSEASGSSNSGSQSSTDSSNSGSQGSTGSSNSGSQSSTDSSNSGSQSSTDSSNSGSQGSTGSSNSGSESSGSSNSGSEGSTGSSNSGSESSSGSSNSGSESSSGSSNSGSESSSGSSNSGSESSSGSSNSGSESSSGSSNSGSESSSGSSNSGSESSSGSSNSGSESSGSSNSGSESSSDSGSSSDGKTTCISFHDTLSINTVDDDEIECTGKGETRCISDNNYKCATKQRHGSIECSVNGYIRCTGSNIKCKIGNTECSIRNSRLDITEKPIFTRGPRHH